The genomic DNA CGGAATGCTGTCCCTGGTGAAGCGGGCGACCACCGCCCTGTGGGTCGGTGTGCTGGTGGCCTTGGTGCTCGGCGCCCTGCTCGCTCTGCGCATCGCCCTCGGCATTCAGCGGCCCCTGGCCAAGGTGGTGGGGATGATCGGCGAGCTCGAAAAGGGGCATCTCGATACCCGGTTGAATCTCAATCTGGGGGATGAAGTCGGCATGCTGGCACGCACCATGGACGATTTTGCCGAAAGTCTGCAAGGCGAGGTCGTTCTTCCCCTGGAACGGCTGGCTAACGGCGATCTCGATTTCGAGGTTCATCCTCGGGACGACGGAGACAGCCTGCGTCATGCCCTGGGTAAGGTGCGGCACGATCTCAACGAGCTCATCGGCCAGGTGCAGTCGGTGGGGGATCAGATCGCCTCGGGCAGCACCCAGGTGGCGGACTCCAGCCAGTCTCTCTCCCAGGGGGCGACGGAGCAGGCCAGTTCCCTGGAAGAGATCAGCGCTTCGATGAACGAGATGGCCAACCGCACCAAGACCAACGCCGAAAATGCCGGCAAAGCCAACCGCAACTCGGAAGAGGCGCGGGATTCGGCGCAAAAGTGCAACGCCCAGATGGGTCAGATGGTCGCGGCGATGGAAGAGATGCGGCGCTCCGGGGCCGATATCTCCCGGATCATCAAGACGATCGACGAAATCGCCTTCCAGACCAACCTGCTGGCGTTGAACGCCGCCGTGGAGGCTGCCCGTGCCGGCCAGCACGGCAAGGGCTTCGCGGTCGTCGCCGAGGAGGTGCGCAACCTGGCAGCACGTAGCGCCAACGCCGCCCGGGAGACCGCTGACCTTATCGCGGGAACGGTCTCCAAGACCGAAAATGGCGTTCGCCTGGCCGACGAGACGGCCCGCGCTCTGGGGCAGATCGTCAACCAGATCAGCGAGGTTTCCGACCTGGTCGGCGCGATCGCCACCGCCTCGTCCGATCAGGCCCTGGGTATTTCCGAGGTCAACCAGGGCCTCTCCCAGATCGATCAGGTGACCCAGATGAATACCGCCAACGCCGAGGAGACGGCGGCAGCGGCCGAGGAACTCTCGAGCATGGTCGCCCACCTCAAGCTGATGCTCGGCCGCTTCCATCTCGCCGGCAGCGGCGGTGCGACTTACGCCCTGAACGCTCCGGCAGAGAGAGAAGAAAGCGAACCGATGATCGCGCTCGATTCCCCGCCACAAGAGGACGAGGACGAACTCTGGGGAATGTGATTCCTGCCGATTGTCAATAAAAAGCCCCTCGGGACAATCCCGAGGGGCTTTTTTGCGTGCCGGTGGAGAAGATGCGGTTCCTGCGTCACCGCATCCTACATCTCGTATCCCGTAGGATGCCGGTGAGCGAAGCGAACCGCATCGCGGCCGGCTGGCGCCGTTATCAGGAAACCAGCGGCTTGTACCAGACGTTCATGCTTTCCAGGTCGCCGGAAATCTGGGTGTTGCGGGTCAGGGTGCCACCGAAGTCGTAGCCGAGCTTGGCGAAGGTGATATTCATGCCGAAGGAGTAGGCCCGGGCGATGGTATAGGCGGTGACGATCCCTTCCTCGGCGGCGGCTTCTTCCAGCCGGGTGAGCAGATAGTTGGCCAGGCCCTGGCCCCGCTCTTCCGGCAGGGTGGCGAAATCGGTCATTTCCCCATTGCCGCCACTTTTGTCGAGTTCCGCCGAGGCGATGGCGACCAGTCGGTCATCGCGAAAGATGCCGTGATAGCGCACGTTATCCGCCATGGTTTCTTCGAGATAGGCGGGGTTGTGGATGGGGAAGGGATAGCTGGCGAAGACCCGTCGGTAGACGGCGACCATGGCCTGGGTGTCGCTCGGGTCCAAGGGCCGCCAGCGGTAGCCTTCCGTCAGGGACGGTGCCTCGGGCAGAGGCTCCTTCGCCCGGGCCAGCTCCAGCACCTCCGCCACCCGTTGCGGGCGCGGTTCCTCCCGGCGCTTCGGGCAGAGGTATTTGCCCAGGAAGTGGGCCGCGCGATCCCCCCCATAGAAGCGGGGGACTTGCGCTTCGGGGCGGTAACCGTGGCGCCGAAAGTGGTCCAGGCGGTCATCGGGCACCTTGGCGAAAATCTTGGAATAACCTTTCTCATCCGCCAGGTCTTCGAGTCGGCTCAGCAGTCCCGGCAGGTCGTCTTGTCCCAGTTTCATCAGATAGACGCGGTCGCTGTGCTTGCCGTGCTGGATGGTCGATTGGCCAAAGGTTTCTATGCGATCATTCATCATTGCGGCGCTCCATGCGGCTGTTGTTCTCGGGGGTCAGGGAGATGGTTTCATCGTAGTCGGAGAGGAGCATTTCGATGCCGGTGGAGCGGCATTCTTCTGCGTCCTCCAGTTTCAGGTGCAAGCGGCAGTCATCGCACTTGCGGTCGCAGAAAATCGGTTCGTAGCTATCCGGTTCCTGATAGGTGGTGATGACCCCCTCGTAGTTGCGCAACACCACCTTGTTCGTCGACAGGGAAATGAGGTAGGTGGGGTTGAGGGGGATCTTGCCGCCGCCTCCCGGCGCATCGACCACATAGGTTGGAACGGCGAAACCGCTGGTGTGACCGCGCAGGCTTTCCATGATCTCGATCCCTTTGCCGATGGGGGTCCGGAAATGGGAAAGCCCCTCGGAAAGATCGCACTGGTAGAGATAATAGGGACGCACCCGGTTTTCCACCAGCTTGTGCACCAGGGATTTCATGATGCGCGGGCAGTCGTTGACCCCGGCCAGCAGCACCGACTGGTTGCCGAGGGGAATCCCGGCATCGGCGAGGAGTTGTAGCGCCTCTCGGGCGGAGGCGGTGATCTCCCGGGGGTGGTTGAAATGGGTGTTGAGCCACAGGGGCTGATGCTTTTTCAGCATCGCCACCAACTCGGTCGTGATGCGGTAAGGCAGAACGACCGGCATGCGGCTGCCGATGCGCACCACCTGAACATGGGGGATGCTGCGCAGTTCGGTCAGAATCCAGTCGAGCTTCTCATCGGAGAGCATGAGCGGATCGCCGCCGGAAAGGAGAACATCGCGGATCACCGGCGTTTTGCGGATGTAGTCGATGCCGGCGAGCAATTCATCCTTATTGGGAACCGAATCGACGTCGCCGACCTTGCGCTTGCGGGTGCAGTGACGGCAGTACATGGCGCAGACGTTGCTGATCTGCAGCAGCACCCGGTCGGGGTAACGATGGGTCACTCCCGGCACCGGGCTGTCCCGGTCTTCGGCCAGGGGGTCGGCCAGGTCACAGGCGTCGAGCTCCAGCTCCCGGGGGGAAGGAAAGGCCTGACGGAAGACGGGATCGTCGCGGAAGCCGTCGTTGTCGACCAGGGAGAGGTAATAGGGGGTAATCGCCAGCGGAAAGCGGCGCAGGGTCTCTTCGAGGCGGGCTTTTTCCTCCGCTTCGAAATGGATGCCGAGAAGCTCTTCGACGCGGTCGATATCGCGGATGGCATGTTTCAGCTGCCAGCGCCAGTCTTTCCAACGGGAAATGGTGACGCCGCCGGCGTCGATAGCTTCGGCAAGTTGTTGTTGGCTGGTGGAAAAAATAGGCAAAACGACCTCCTGTGTCTGGGGCGGGGCTCCGTCCATGGACAAATCCCCAGCGATTCCGGATGGTTCCGGAATTTCGTTAAAAGTGGGAGCAGGTCGGCGCGCGAAAGAGACTTCTCGGGTGGGGAAGCGGAACGGGGCGCACGCGACGGCGTGCTCAAAGACTGAGTTTGATTGTGATCAGGTCGGACAACCCGCGACCGCGATAACGGGGGACTCCCGAAATGCGGCGCTGTCCGGTGAGATCGAGGCGCCGTCCCAATCGTGCCGGGGGGCACGGGCGTGGTCCTCGGATGCGGATTCAGGTCGAGACGTCCTGGCGGGACGCTGCCTGTAATGCGCTACCTTAGCGTATTTGCGAAGGAAAGTCAAATCGCCCCGGGTGCGGGGGGATTTTCAGGTGGGATGGGCGGCGAGAAACGGGAGGAGTTTTTCCAGTTCGAGGGGGCGGCAGTAGTGGTAGCCCTGGCCGATGGGGCAGCCGGCATTGAGCAGATAATCGTGCTGGGCCTGGGTTTCGACCCCCTCGGCGACAAAGGCGATTTCCAACCCTTGGGCCATGGCCAGCACGGCGGTGATGATGGTGTTGCGCTCGCTCGCCTGGGTGATGTTCTGGACGAAACAGCGATCGAGTTTCAGGGTGTGCAGGGGCAGACTGTGCAGGTAGCCAAGGGAGGAGTAGCCGGTGCCGAAATCGTCGACGGCGATGGTGACCCCGGCATGGGCCAGGGCGGTGAGGTTGGCCATCGACTTGTTCATGTCGCGCATGATGCTGTTTTCGGTGATTTCGATCTCGAGCACGGCGGGGTCCAGGCCGTGGCAGGCGAGGATGGCGAGGACGCACTGGTCGAAGTCGTCCGTCTCGAACTGCTGGGGGGAGACGTTGACGGCGATTTTCAGGTCGCCGAAACCCCGCTCCCGCAGGACGGCGGCATCCCGGCAGGCACGGCGCAGCACCCAGTCGCCGAGCTCGCGGATCAGTTTGGTCTCCTCGGCGATGGGGACGAACTCCGCCGGCGGCAGCAGCCCCCGCTGCGGATGGGCCCAGCGCACCAGCGCTTCCAGGCCGACGATGCGCCCTTGGGCCATATCTACCTGCGGCTGGTAGTGAAGGCGCAGCTCGTCATGACAGATGGCCCGGGGCAGCCCCGATTCGATATCCAGAAACTGGGAGCTGTCTTGGCGCATGTCGCTCGAATAGAGACAGAAACCGTTGCGTCCCGTTTCCTTGACCCGGTACATGGCCAGGTCGGCGTGGCGCAGCAGCGTCTCTTTGCTCTCCCCCTGATCGGGGTAGAGGGCGACACCGATGCTGAAGGTGATGCGCAATTCCTGGCCCTGATGATGGAAGGGCCGGCTGCCGACGGCGAGAATCTTTCGGGCGATGACCGAGGCGTCCTCGGCCTTGGCGATTCCCGGCAGCAGTAGGACGAATTCGTCGCCGCCGACCCGCGCCAGGGTGTCCCCCTCGCGCAGGCAGCGCTTGAGTTTCATCGCCACCGCCTGCAACAGCTCGTCGCCGGCAAAGTGGCCGAGGGTATCGTTGATCTTCTTGAAGCGGTCGAGATCGAGGGACATCAGGGCGAGCTTGCCGCCGGAACGTTTAGCCTGACCCAGGGCGATTTCCAGCCGGTCGTTGAAGAGGGTGCGGTTGGGCAGGCTGGTGAGAACGTCGTGGTAGCGATGGTAGCGCAGCAGCGCCTCGGACTGTTTGCGGTCGCCGATGTCCCGGGCCACGCCGTAGGTCGCGGCGGCGCCCCGGGTGCCGCGGCCATCGGCGGTGTAGGTGCCGCCTGGCGAGAGTTCGGTGGCGATGGCCCGCACCTCGACATAGCGCAGGTCGTCGCAGTTCTGCACGCGCAAGCGCAACTCCATGCGTTTGGTAGAGCGGCCGCCGCCGGGATGGTGGATGAGATTGAAGGCGTAGCGCGCCCGGTCGCGATCCTTGTCGTAGACGATTTCCGAGAAATGACGGCCGAGCAGATCGTCGACCCGGCAGCCGAGCAGGCTTTCGACCCGGTCGTTGACAAAGGAAAAACGCCCCTCGCCGTCGAGCATGAAGAAGAGGTCGGGGGCGCTGTTGACGATGAAACGATGCAGTTCCTCGGAGCCCTGCAAGCGCTTCTGGATGATGAAGTAGTCCTGTTTCCGGCGGCACCGATCGAGGTTCGCGGCGATGGTGGCGAGCAGGGTTTCGGGGGGGCAGGGCTTGGCGAGAAAATCCGCCGCCCCCTTACGGAAGGCGCTCGTCGCCTGGTCGAAGGTCGTCTCCCCGCTGAGGATGATGACGCTGCTGTCGATCCCCCGTTGCCGCAGGGTGTCGAGCAGTTGCTGACCGGACATTCCCGGCATGTTGAGATCAAGCAGGAGCAGGTCGAAGCTTTCCCGCTCGAGCAGGGCGAGGGCTGTGCCGCCGTCCTCGGCACAGACAACCTGGTAGCCGGAGAGTTCGAGCAGGCTGCGCAGGCTCTCGCGCATGGGGGGCTCGTCGTCCACCACCAGTAGTTTGGGGGGGAAGAGCTCCTGTTGTTCCTCTCTCTCCTCTTGGTCGGCGGACGTCACGGGCGACATGGCAGGGCGGGAGCGTTCAGGCATGGGCGGACGCCTCCCGGGGCAGGGTGCGCGGCAGGAGGATCTGAAAACGCGTGCCGGTCGTCGGGCCGGAGGCGCAGCTGATTTCGGCACCGAGCTGATCGAGCAGCTGTTTGACGATACTCAGCCCAAGCCCGGCATGCCCCGGCTTGGTGCTCGTGACCGGGGTGAAAAGCTCGTTCAGAACGTGCTCGGGCAGGCCCGGGCCGTTGTCACCGATGCGCAGCTCGACAAAGAGGGCGCCGTTCTTGTGGATCCGGTCGCGGGTGGCAAGGTCGATGCGTCCCCCTTTGGGGAGGGCTTCGGCGGCATTCTTGACCAGGTTCATCACCACCTGGCGCAACGCGCCGGGGCTCAGGGTCAGGGCAGGGATGCTCTCATCCAGATCGAGCTCGGCCCGAATTTTTTTCCCCTGAAAGAGGCCGTCAGCGAAGATCGTACAGAGGTCGGCGATGGTCCGGTTCAGCTCCAGCCGCTCCTCGCCGGGGGCGGGAGGCTGTTCCAGATCCTTGAAACGCGCCAGCAGATCGCCGACCCGGGCGAGCTCCTCGCGCAGAACGGCCAGTTCCTTGACGGGGCCGCCTTCCCCCAGCTTGAGGCCGAGAACATGCAGATAATTGGTGATGACGGCCAGAGGATTATTCACCTCGTGCAGCAGCTTGCGGACTTCCAGGTTGCGCTGTTGGCGCCCTACGCTCTCCTCGGTTTCACGGGCCGCTTCGGCCTCGCGGGCCTGAAGGAGCAGGAGCGCCAGTTGCCCGGCGAAGAGGTTCAGGCCCGTCCGCCATTCGTCCAGGGGCAGGCGGCGTGGCGAGGGGATACCCGCCACCGCTACGCCGAGGGGAACCTCCCCGGCGATCAGCGGGAGGACGAGCAGCCCGGGGGCCTTGAGCAGGCGGCGCAGCTGTTCGTCGACGAGGGCTTCCGTTTCGCCAGAGCTGCGGTCGAAGGAGGAGAGGGGCCGAGCCTCGCGCAAGGCCCGGCCCAGGAGGCCCGCGGAGCTTTGCCAGTCGAGGGAATAGCCGGAACAGGCGGGATGGGCGGGGGAGGGTTGGCCGAGCAAACGTTCGCCGGAGGCGTCGCAGAGGAAGAATTCGACCTCGTCGAGGGCGAAAACCAGCGCCAGATCCCGGCGGATGCGTTCGAGAGCGGCCCGGGTGTCGAGGCCGGTCGAATGCAGGCCACCGGTGCCGCCGAGCAAAGCCAGGTTGCGGGCGTAGTCAGCCAGTTCCCGCCGTGCCGGACTGGCCTCCCGGCCCGTTCCGGTGCCGAGATCGATAGCGAAGCCCTGGGCCGTTTCCAGCACCTCCGCTCGGGTTCGGTGAAAGACTTCCGCAAGAAGGGTGGCGTTGAGGCCGAAGAATTGGTCGTCGAGGTCCGTTGGTGGGAGGGCACCAGTGCCGGTGCCGCGGCTCAGGCGCGTCGCCAGATTGAAGAGTTTGACCAGAGGCGGGCTTTCGCCCAGGTCGCTTCGCGGATAATTCTGGTAGCGCACGGCGTCGGCCAGAAAGGGGGAGGTCGGCCATTGGCGCAGGAGTTCGGCACCGACCTCGGCGCCGGTGGTCGCGAAACGGTCCCGTTCCACTTGTTCGATCCGTGCCTCGGTCTCATCCATGAAGAGGATGTCTCGATAAGGCTCGGGAAAATTCTCCAGCAGCACCAGCTGCCCAAGACGGTGCAACAGGCCCGCGAGGTAGGCCTCTTCCGGAGCCGGATAGCCGGTCAGGCGGGCGAGGTCGCGAGCCAGGTGGGCGCAGAGCAGGGAGCGAAACCAGAGGGCGGCGGTAAAGCTTTCATGCCCGGGGGAAAGTTGGCTGAAATACTGGTGAACGGCGCTGGTCAGAGCCAGTCGGCGCACCGTGTCGAGGCCTAGAACCACGAGCAGGCGGCGGATCTGGGTGACCTCGGCCCATGGGCGGTAGCAGGCAGTATGGGCAAGATGGAGGATTTTTGCCGAAAGGGCGGGTTCCTGCTCGATAACCCGGGCCAGTTCTTCGAATTCGACCTGGGGCTTATGACACAACTTGAGGAGCGTCACCAGAACTTCTGGAACGGATGGAATCCTCTCGATGCGCAGATCTTCCAGGATCATGGCCACCGGCACCTTTGATGCTTGGCAAAAAGCATCCGCTTCGGCTCAAACCAAGCCCGGAGACCACTTCGGGTTTTCCCGGAATGGGCGGGGGTGGATTTGCTGAATGTTTTTTCGGGAGAAGGCTTCGCGGGAACAATTTAATCTTTGGTTATCATAATCATAAAAAAGCCTCTCAGGTCAAGGGTTAAAATGGCTATCTCCTTGAAGAAAAAGGATTATCATAGAAAATGAAAGATCTGTTCGGCCCTTGTCCCGAGCTTTTCGCCAACTCGACAAGGGCCGGTTAGGTTGGGGATTTCTCAGTAAATCCCCGGGGAATTTGTTGGGGAATTTCCTGTTGCTCTCTGCCGGGGATCTTGTTAGGATGGGCGCCGGAAAAAAGGGGAGTAGCATCCGGAACGCCTCCGGCCCGCGCTTCGTCAATACGGTGAGCTTTCACCCGGACGCGGGAGCCACGACAGCCGTCGCGCCTTGCAAGACCTTTGTCCATGACATTCACCAATGTCCTGGGGAAAGGTTTTTTTTTGCCCGGGACGCAAAAACGCGCAAGGAGAAATGAATCGATGAATACCCTGTGGATGTGGCTCGGCTTCAACCTGTTCGTCCTAGTTTTGTTGGCGCTCGATCTCGGTGTGCTCCACCGAAAAGGCCAGGAGGTGGGGATTCGCGAAGCCTTGTGGCTGAGCTTCGGCTATTTCGTCCTCGCCCTCCTTTTCGGCGCCGGCGTCTGGCATTTTCTCGGGCGGGAATCGGGGGTCGAGTTCTTTACCGGCTATCTCCTGGAAAAGAGCCTGAGCGTCGACAATATCTTCGTTTTCGTGCTCATTTTCGGCCACTTCGCGGTGCCGGCTCAGTATCAGCATCGGGTGCTCTTCTGGGGGATTCTCGGCGCCCTGGTCATGCGCGCCGCGCTGATTCTGGTCGGCGCCTCGATCATCTCGGCCTTCCACTGGGTCATCTACGTCTTCGGCGCTTTTCTTGTCTTCACCGGCGTGCGCATGCTGATGACCATCAACCAGGAACCGGACATGGAGGGAAACCGCCTCGTTCGGCTGGTCCGCCGCCGTTTCCGGGTTACCCAAGACTACGAGGGGAATCGCTTTTTCGTTCGCCGCGACGGTCTCTTGTTTCTGACCCCGCTGATGGTGGTACTGATCCTGGTTGAAGTCACCGACGTCGTCTTCGCCCTCGACTCCATCCCGGCCATTTTCGCCGTCACCACCGACCCCTTCATCGTCTATACTTCCAATGTCTTCGCCATTCTCGGCCTGCGCGCCCTGTACTTTGCCCTGGTCGGAATCATCCACCGCTTCCATTATCTCAAGTACGGGCTTTCGCTGGTGCTGATGGTGGTCGGCGCCAAGATGCTGATCAACGCCGCCTTCGGCAAGGTCATCCCAACCGAGGCGGCGCTGCTCGTCACCGCTCTGCTCATCGGCGGCTCGATGCTCATCTCCGTTGTCAAGACCCGCGTCCTGCCCGCCGAGGCGGCCGCCGCCGAGACGCGGCTCGGCTGGGTGCCGGGAAGCCCGGCCAAGACGGAGGAAAAGACGGAGGAAAAAGGGGCGGATTGAGCGGCCGACAATTTTTGTCTCGTTGCTGAAAAAAGGATTTTTTTAGATGGAAACTCTCTGGTTTGAACTGGTGATCGTCTTGCTGCTGATTCTGGCCAACGGCTTTTTCGCCGGGGCCGAGCTCGCCATCGTTTCGGTGCGGCGCGGCCGCATCGCCCAACTGGTTGCCGAAGGCCGGCCCGGCGCGAAGGTGCTGGAAGGATTGCAGGCCGATCCCCATCGTTTTCTCGCCACGGTGCAGATCGGCGTGACGGTGGTCGGTACCCTCGCCTCCGCCGTCGGCGGCGCCGCCGCCATCGAAGTGATCAAGCCGCTTCTGCAGCAGGCGCCGATTGAGCTGGTGCGTGATGCCGCCGAGCCCCTCTCCCTCTTTCTGGTGGTCGGCTGCATCGCTTACTTTTCCCTGATTCTCGGGGAACTGGTGCCCAAGGCGTTGGCCCTGGAATATTCGGAACGGATCGCCCTCGGCGTCGCCCGGCCGATCCATTGGCTGGCCCGGTGGGGGGGGGCGGCGGTCTTTGTCCTGACCTTGTCGAGCCGAACCGTGCTGGCGCTGCTCGGGGTCAAAGGCCGGGGCGAGCAGGCCTTCATCACCAAGGATGAGATCCAGCATCTGATCGCCGAAGGGCGGGAGAGTGGCTCGGTCTCGTCCGACGAGCAGGAATTTATCCGCAACGTCTTCGAGTTTTCCAACACCCAGGTGCGCGAAGTGATGGTTCCCCGGCCGCGGGTGGTCGGTCTCGATCTGGAGCTTTCTCGGGAGGATGTGCTGGCGCGGGTGTTGGAACATCAGTATTCCCGCTACCCGGTCTATCGCGGCGAAATCGAGGCCGTGGTCGGCTTCGTGCACGGCAAGGATCTGTTGGCGCAAGCCGTGCGCTCAACTTCCTTCGATCTGCAAGACCTGATGCGCCCCTGTTTTTTCGTTCCGGAAACGAAACGGGTCAACGAACTGTTGCGCGAGATGCAGCGCAAACATCTGCATATGGCCATGGTCGTCGATGAATACGGCAGCTTGAGCGGGGTGGTGACAACCGAGGATCTGCTGGAGGAACTGGTGGGGGAAATCGAGGACGAGCATGACGCGGACGAGCCGCGCCGAATCCAGCCCCTCGATAACGGCGGTTATCTGGTCGATGCGTTCATTACCCTCAAGGATCTGGAGGATTTGCTCGGTGTGCGCTCTGTCCCTGATAAGCCTTTCGACACGTTGGCGGGGTTGATTCTCTTCAAACTGGGGCACCTGCCTACGGAGGGAGAGCAACTCGACTGGAGGGATTTCCGGCTGACCTGCGTCAAAGTCAGGGGAACCGCGATTCGCCGGGTGCGCATCGAGCCCCTTGACGAAGACCTCGCCTAGCTTCGGGTGAGGACATTGAGCCGGCGCCCGCCACGGAGGACGATGCCTTCGGCGGTCTTGTAGGGGGTGAGGAAGGTGCGGATTTCCGCCAGCCGCTCGGCGGGCAGTTGAGCATGGTTGGGGACTTTGCTGGCGAAGAAGTCGGCTTCGTCGCTGAAGAGAAAGGCGGTTTCGAAGTGGATGGTCGGC from Desulfuromonas acetexigens includes the following:
- a CDS encoding methyl-accepting chemotaxis protein, with protein sequence MFNRMKIAPKLMMAFGVLLILTLVVGMVGYVGMKKIIGRVEVSQKVTAMLHLLQAAQGAEKSFALNGDTEQAELVRKRLAEMTALAESVERLPAATQVKGEMGKVRKAAADYLGEFERYVQSEELKAAAMEEMKTSSNVALRALTQVREDQVEAVEDLRDDQEDYHLWQYDQLMAERHGWVEATDRMLLLFTDSRKFEKEFFLSRDEKYLERSRATMQGVQDTADALIAGLEDEESIANLQSMKAALAQFTAKYAEFVQQLAEQRELIAQMQTQAEATVAACDEAVKIQKAGMLSLVKRATTALWVGVLVALVLGALLALRIALGIQRPLAKVVGMIGELEKGHLDTRLNLNLGDEVGMLARTMDDFAESLQGEVVLPLERLANGDLDFEVHPRDDGDSLRHALGKVRHDLNELIGQVQSVGDQIASGSTQVADSSQSLSQGATEQASSLEEISASMNEMANRTKTNAENAGKANRNSEEARDSAQKCNAQMGQMVAAMEEMRRSGADISRIIKTIDEIAFQTNLLALNAAVEAARAGQHGKGFAVVAEEVRNLAARSANAARETADLIAGTVSKTENGVRLADETARALGQIVNQISEVSDLVGAIATASSDQALGISEVNQGLSQIDQVTQMNTANAEETAAAAEELSSMVAHLKLMLGRFHLAGSGGATYALNAPAEREESEPMIALDSPPQEDEDELWGM
- the ablB gene encoding putative beta-lysine N-acetyltransferase, with the protein product MMNDRIETFGQSTIQHGKHSDRVYLMKLGQDDLPGLLSRLEDLADEKGYSKIFAKVPDDRLDHFRRHGYRPEAQVPRFYGGDRAAHFLGKYLCPKRREEPRPQRVAEVLELARAKEPLPEAPSLTEGYRWRPLDPSDTQAMVAVYRRVFASYPFPIHNPAYLEETMADNVRYHGIFRDDRLVAIASAELDKSGGNGEMTDFATLPEERGQGLANYLLTRLEEAAAEEGIVTAYTIARAYSFGMNITFAKLGYDFGGTLTRNTQISGDLESMNVWYKPLVS
- the ablA gene encoding lysine 2,3-aminomutase, with the protein product MPIFSTSQQQLAEAIDAGGVTISRWKDWRWQLKHAIRDIDRVEELLGIHFEAEEKARLEETLRRFPLAITPYYLSLVDNDGFRDDPVFRQAFPSPRELELDACDLADPLAEDRDSPVPGVTHRYPDRVLLQISNVCAMYCRHCTRKRKVGDVDSVPNKDELLAGIDYIRKTPVIRDVLLSGGDPLMLSDEKLDWILTELRSIPHVQVVRIGSRMPVVLPYRITTELVAMLKKHQPLWLNTHFNHPREITASAREALQLLADAGIPLGNQSVLLAGVNDCPRIMKSLVHKLVENRVRPYYLYQCDLSEGLSHFRTPIGKGIEIMESLRGHTSGFAVPTYVVDAPGGGGKIPLNPTYLISLSTNKVVLRNYEGVITTYQEPDSYEPIFCDRKCDDCRLHLKLEDAEECRSTGIEMLLSDYDETISLTPENNSRMERRNDE
- a CDS encoding putative bifunctional diguanylate cyclase/phosphodiesterase; the encoded protein is MPERSRPAMSPVTSADQEEREEQQELFPPKLLVVDDEPPMRESLRSLLELSGYQVVCAEDGGTALALLERESFDLLLLDLNMPGMSGQQLLDTLRQRGIDSSVIILSGETTFDQATSAFRKGAADFLAKPCPPETLLATIAANLDRCRRKQDYFIIQKRLQGSEELHRFIVNSAPDLFFMLDGEGRFSFVNDRVESLLGCRVDDLLGRHFSEIVYDKDRDRARYAFNLIHHPGGGRSTKRMELRLRVQNCDDLRYVEVRAIATELSPGGTYTADGRGTRGAAATYGVARDIGDRKQSEALLRYHRYHDVLTSLPNRTLFNDRLEIALGQAKRSGGKLALMSLDLDRFKKINDTLGHFAGDELLQAVAMKLKRCLREGDTLARVGGDEFVLLLPGIAKAEDASVIARKILAVGSRPFHHQGQELRITFSIGVALYPDQGESKETLLRHADLAMYRVKETGRNGFCLYSSDMRQDSSQFLDIESGLPRAICHDELRLHYQPQVDMAQGRIVGLEALVRWAHPQRGLLPPAEFVPIAEETKLIRELGDWVLRRACRDAAVLRERGFGDLKIAVNVSPQQFETDDFDQCVLAILACHGLDPAVLEIEITENSIMRDMNKSMANLTALAHAGVTIAVDDFGTGYSSLGYLHSLPLHTLKLDRCFVQNITQASERNTIITAVLAMAQGLEIAFVAEGVETQAQHDYLLNAGCPIGQGYHYCRPLELEKLLPFLAAHPT
- a CDS encoding HDOD domain-containing protein, which translates into the protein MILEDLRIERIPSVPEVLVTLLKLCHKPQVEFEELARVIEQEPALSAKILHLAHTACYRPWAEVTQIRRLLVVLGLDTVRRLALTSAVHQYFSQLSPGHESFTAALWFRSLLCAHLARDLARLTGYPAPEEAYLAGLLHRLGQLVLLENFPEPYRDILFMDETEARIEQVERDRFATTGAEVGAELLRQWPTSPFLADAVRYQNYPRSDLGESPPLVKLFNLATRLSRGTGTGALPPTDLDDQFFGLNATLLAEVFHRTRAEVLETAQGFAIDLGTGTGREASPARRELADYARNLALLGGTGGLHSTGLDTRAALERIRRDLALVFALDEVEFFLCDASGERLLGQPSPAHPACSGYSLDWQSSAGLLGRALREARPLSSFDRSSGETEALVDEQLRRLLKAPGLLVLPLIAGEVPLGVAVAGIPSPRRLPLDEWRTGLNLFAGQLALLLLQAREAEAARETEESVGRQQRNLEVRKLLHEVNNPLAVITNYLHVLGLKLGEGGPVKELAVLREELARVGDLLARFKDLEQPPAPGEERLELNRTIADLCTIFADGLFQGKKIRAELDLDESIPALTLSPGALRQVVMNLVKNAAEALPKGGRIDLATRDRIHKNGALFVELRIGDNGPGLPEHVLNELFTPVTSTKPGHAGLGLSIVKQLLDQLGAEISCASGPTTGTRFQILLPRTLPREASAHA
- a CDS encoding TerC family protein, with the translated sequence MNTLWMWLGFNLFVLVLLALDLGVLHRKGQEVGIREALWLSFGYFVLALLFGAGVWHFLGRESGVEFFTGYLLEKSLSVDNIFVFVLIFGHFAVPAQYQHRVLFWGILGALVMRAALILVGASIISAFHWVIYVFGAFLVFTGVRMLMTINQEPDMEGNRLVRLVRRRFRVTQDYEGNRFFVRRDGLLFLTPLMVVLILVEVTDVVFALDSIPAIFAVTTDPFIVYTSNVFAILGLRALYFALVGIIHRFHYLKYGLSLVLMVVGAKMLINAAFGKVIPTEAALLVTALLIGGSMLISVVKTRVLPAEAAAAETRLGWVPGSPAKTEEKTEEKGAD
- a CDS encoding hemolysin family protein, whose protein sequence is METLWFELVIVLLLILANGFFAGAELAIVSVRRGRIAQLVAEGRPGAKVLEGLQADPHRFLATVQIGVTVVGTLASAVGGAAAIEVIKPLLQQAPIELVRDAAEPLSLFLVVGCIAYFSLILGELVPKALALEYSERIALGVARPIHWLARWGGAAVFVLTLSSRTVLALLGVKGRGEQAFITKDEIQHLIAEGRESGSVSSDEQEFIRNVFEFSNTQVREVMVPRPRVVGLDLELSREDVLARVLEHQYSRYPVYRGEIEAVVGFVHGKDLLAQAVRSTSFDLQDLMRPCFFVPETKRVNELLREMQRKHLHMAMVVDEYGSLSGVVTTEDLLEELVGEIEDEHDADEPRRIQPLDNGGYLVDAFITLKDLEDLLGVRSVPDKPFDTLAGLILFKLGHLPTEGEQLDWRDFRLTCVKVRGTAIRRVRIEPLDEDLA